In Leifsonia sp. ZF2019, a genomic segment contains:
- a CDS encoding heavy metal translocating P-type ATPase produces MTCASCVARVEKRLGRVDGVTATVNLATERASALVPATLDSAALVAEVEKAGYGARVLHDDREEHASGSGLDAEETRGHDGDSRRLVPRAIASAVLSVPIVLIAMVEPLHFAGWEWVSLVLAAPVVLWGGWPFHRSAAVTLRHGSTTMDTLVSLGTLTAFVWSLVVLLLGMGGHVYFEVAAVVTTFLLLGRLAEARSRRRAGKALRELAQASAREVSRLDESGRERRIPVALLAVGDRFVVRPGERIAADGRVVEGAAAVDASAMTGESAPVEVSAGDDVTAGTVAAGGMLVVSAERVGADTRVARLASLVEQAQLGKTRAQRLADRVSAIFVPVVIGLALATFAVWWLLAGDPAAAVSPAVAVLIVACPCALGLATPTALLVGTGRAAQRGILISGPDALERAGRIDTVVFDKTGTLTTGRMAITETVAVPGVRVDDLLRLAAAAERGSEHPLGRAIAEAAPSDAVVAGFRAIAGFGVAAVVDGREVVVARASGGLAEVLASAVDEIRGRGATAVVVAIDGEAAGVIALSDPLRPDASEAIERVRALGAESVVLSGDHERTVCATVGSLGVLRAVGGVDPEGKAAEIARLQGEGRTVAMVGDGVNDAAALATADLGIAMGGGSDIAREAADLTLLRPEPALVGEALRLSRRMLAVIRGNLFWAFAYNVAALPIAALGLLDPMIAGAAMAFSSVFVVLNSLRLRRF; encoded by the coding sequence ATGACCTGCGCGAGTTGCGTGGCCCGTGTCGAGAAGCGGCTCGGCCGCGTCGACGGCGTGACGGCGACGGTCAACCTCGCCACCGAGCGCGCCAGTGCGCTGGTGCCCGCCACGCTCGACTCGGCCGCGCTCGTGGCGGAGGTGGAGAAGGCGGGATACGGCGCGCGCGTGCTGCACGACGACCGCGAGGAGCACGCGAGCGGCAGCGGCCTCGACGCAGAAGAGACGAGGGGCCACGACGGGGACTCCCGGCGGCTGGTCCCGCGGGCCATCGCGAGCGCCGTGCTGAGCGTCCCGATCGTGCTGATCGCGATGGTGGAGCCGCTGCACTTCGCCGGCTGGGAGTGGGTCTCGCTCGTGCTCGCGGCGCCGGTCGTGCTCTGGGGCGGCTGGCCGTTCCACCGCTCGGCCGCTGTCACCCTCCGGCACGGCTCGACCACGATGGACACGCTCGTCTCGCTCGGGACCTTGACCGCCTTCGTCTGGTCCCTGGTCGTGCTCCTGCTCGGGATGGGCGGCCACGTCTACTTCGAGGTCGCCGCGGTCGTCACGACGTTCCTCCTCCTCGGGCGACTCGCCGAGGCCCGGTCGCGCCGCCGGGCGGGGAAGGCTCTGCGCGAGCTGGCTCAGGCGTCGGCGCGCGAGGTGTCCCGGCTCGACGAGTCGGGGCGCGAGCGGCGCATCCCGGTCGCTCTGCTGGCGGTCGGCGACCGTTTCGTGGTGCGGCCGGGGGAGCGGATCGCGGCCGACGGCCGCGTCGTCGAGGGGGCCGCCGCGGTCGACGCGTCGGCCATGACCGGCGAGTCCGCGCCCGTGGAGGTCTCCGCGGGCGATGACGTGACGGCGGGGACGGTGGCCGCGGGCGGGATGCTCGTGGTCAGTGCCGAACGGGTCGGAGCCGACACGCGGGTCGCCCGGCTGGCGTCGCTGGTCGAACAGGCCCAGCTCGGGAAGACCCGCGCGCAGCGGCTGGCCGACCGTGTCTCCGCGATCTTCGTGCCCGTGGTGATCGGGCTCGCGCTCGCGACCTTCGCCGTCTGGTGGCTGCTCGCGGGCGACCCCGCCGCCGCCGTGTCGCCGGCCGTCGCGGTGCTCATCGTCGCCTGCCCCTGCGCCCTCGGCCTAGCGACGCCCACGGCGCTGCTCGTCGGCACGGGCCGGGCGGCGCAGCGCGGCATCCTGATCTCCGGTCCCGACGCGCTCGAGCGCGCCGGACGCATCGACACGGTCGTGTTCGACAAGACCGGGACGCTCACGACGGGCCGGATGGCCATCACGGAGACGGTCGCCGTGCCCGGTGTGCGGGTCGACGACCTCCTGCGACTCGCCGCGGCGGCCGAGCGCGGTTCGGAGCATCCGCTGGGCAGGGCGATCGCGGAGGCGGCGCCCTCCGACGCGGTCGTCGCCGGATTCCGTGCCATCGCCGGCTTCGGCGTCGCTGCCGTGGTGGACGGGCGGGAGGTCGTGGTCGCGCGCGCGTCCGGCGGTCTCGCCGAGGTGCTCGCGAGCGCCGTCGACGAGATCCGGGGGCGGGGAGCGACGGCGGTCGTCGTCGCGATCGACGGGGAGGCGGCGGGGGTGATCGCGCTGAGCGATCCGTTGCGCCCGGACGCCTCCGAGGCGATCGAGCGCGTGCGCGCTCTCGGCGCCGAGTCGGTCGTGCTGAGCGGCGACCATGAGAGGACGGTGTGCGCCACCGTCGGTTCCCTGGGTGTCCTCCGTGCGGTCGGAGGCGTCGACCCCGAAGGCAAGGCCGCCGAGATCGCGCGGCTTCAGGGCGAGGGACGGACGGTGGCGATGGTCGGCGACGGTGTGAACGACGCGGCCGCGTTGGCGACGGCGGACCTCGGCATCGCGATGGGCGGAGGCTCCGACATCGCGCGGGAGGCGGCCGACCTGACCCTGCTGCGACCCGAGCCGGCACTGGTCGGGGAAGCCCTGCGTCTCTCGCGGCGCATGCTCGCCGTGATCCGCGGCAATCTCTTCTGGGCGTTCGCGTACAACGTGGCGGCCCTGCCGATCGCCGCACTGGGGCTCCTCGACCCCATGATCGCCGGAGCCGCGATGGCGTTCTCGAGCGTGTTCGTCGTCCTCAACAGCCTGCGGCTCCGTCGGTTCTGA
- a CDS encoding DEAD/DEAH box helicase: MSRSGQRTSGQRSSSTRTPQRRPRHANNDGLIPVLARKVREVEAKAADGKKLGPTNRTKFQVIAFLMREERARAKADQELSDAARAEQLKRLDGIATILAKTAARDTSLISLLESESPPTATAQKMRRDWLLESGTELSPDDLIITIERPVAKTDSVIPPELAEKQVVPQSVKARQLSNPFLAPDLSRLTPAQPTPRRRLDSWELLGPLFKSFEYGAGGQAASMELPPAPAIDRYSPPGLELMHHQARFVESVRQGHRSFLLADEPGLGKTAQSVLAASVAGAYPLLAVVPNVVKMNWAREVERWTPQRRATVIHGDGEGLDAFADVVIVNYEVLDRHLSWLSTLGFKGMVVDEAHFIKNLHSQRSRLVLGLADAIRSNTPNPLLLALTGTPLINDIDDFRAIWQLLGWIDGSKPTAELMEHLEETGLTPAEFGFYAAAREAVIDMGIVRRRKLDVAADLPSRRVVDLPVELDGDLGRSIRQAEKELADRLVARFHRAAAAGRPDSFDGDDEAHREHLIRLVAQSELEESKSAKTGDNVFTMVRKIGQAKAGLAADYTAQLARSVGKVVFFAKHIDVMDQAEEAFAARELKTISIRGDQSALARQKEIDAFNNDPDVSVAVCSLTAAGVGLNLQAASNVVLAELSWTAAEQTQAIDRVHRIGQEEPVTAWRIIAAQTIDSKIAELIDAKQGLAARALDGSDVEVGSADSVQLDALIHLLTEALG; encoded by the coding sequence ATGTCTCGTTCCGGTCAGCGGACGTCCGGCCAGCGCTCGAGCTCGACGCGCACCCCGCAGCGGCGGCCCCGGCATGCCAACAACGACGGCCTCATCCCCGTCCTCGCCCGCAAGGTGCGCGAGGTCGAGGCGAAGGCGGCCGACGGCAAGAAGCTCGGCCCGACCAACCGCACCAAGTTCCAGGTCATCGCCTTCCTGATGCGCGAGGAGCGCGCCCGGGCCAAGGCCGACCAGGAGCTGAGCGACGCCGCCCGCGCCGAGCAGCTGAAGCGACTGGACGGCATCGCGACCATCCTGGCCAAGACCGCCGCCCGGGACACCTCCCTCATCTCGCTGCTGGAGAGCGAGTCCCCGCCGACCGCGACGGCGCAGAAGATGCGCCGCGACTGGCTGCTCGAGTCCGGCACGGAGCTCAGCCCCGACGACCTGATCATCACCATCGAGCGCCCGGTCGCCAAGACCGACAGCGTCATTCCGCCCGAGCTGGCGGAGAAGCAGGTCGTGCCGCAGTCGGTGAAGGCGCGCCAATTGTCGAATCCGTTCCTCGCGCCCGATCTCTCGCGGCTCACCCCGGCCCAGCCGACCCCGCGCCGCCGCCTCGACTCGTGGGAGCTCCTCGGCCCCCTCTTCAAGTCGTTCGAGTACGGCGCCGGCGGTCAGGCCGCCAGCATGGAGCTTCCGCCCGCGCCCGCCATCGACCGCTACTCGCCCCCCGGGCTCGAGCTCATGCACCATCAGGCCCGATTCGTCGAGAGCGTCCGCCAGGGCCACCGCAGCTTCCTCCTCGCAGACGAACCCGGCCTGGGCAAGACGGCGCAGTCCGTGCTCGCCGCCTCCGTCGCCGGCGCCTACCCGCTCCTCGCCGTCGTCCCGAACGTCGTCAAGATGAACTGGGCCCGCGAGGTGGAGCGCTGGACCCCGCAACGCCGCGCCACCGTCATCCACGGCGACGGTGAGGGACTCGACGCATTCGCCGACGTCGTCATCGTCAACTACGAGGTGCTCGACCGCCACCTCTCCTGGCTCAGCACCCTCGGATTCAAGGGCATGGTCGTCGACGAGGCGCACTTCATCAAGAACCTGCACTCGCAGCGCTCCCGTCTCGTGCTCGGCCTGGCCGACGCCATCCGGTCGAACACCCCGAACCCCCTTCTGCTCGCCCTCACGGGCACGCCGCTCATCAACGACATCGACGACTTCCGCGCCATCTGGCAGCTGCTCGGCTGGATCGACGGCTCCAAGCCGACGGCGGAGCTGATGGAGCACCTGGAGGAGACCGGGCTCACTCCGGCCGAGTTCGGCTTCTACGCCGCCGCCCGCGAAGCCGTCATCGACATGGGTATCGTGCGCCGACGCAAGCTCGACGTCGCAGCCGACCTCCCCAGCCGGCGCGTGGTCGACCTGCCCGTCGAGCTCGACGGAGATCTCGGCCGCTCGATCCGCCAGGCGGAGAAGGAGCTCGCCGACCGGCTCGTCGCGCGGTTCCATCGCGCCGCCGCCGCGGGCCGCCCCGACAGCTTCGACGGCGACGACGAGGCGCACCGCGAGCACCTCATCCGCCTGGTCGCCCAGTCGGAGCTGGAGGAGTCCAAGTCGGCCAAGACCGGGGACAACGTCTTCACCATGGTCCGCAAGATCGGTCAGGCGAAGGCGGGCCTCGCCGCGGACTACACCGCGCAGCTCGCGCGCTCGGTCGGCAAGGTCGTCTTCTTCGCCAAGCACATCGACGTGATGGACCAGGCGGAGGAGGCGTTCGCAGCCCGCGAGCTGAAGACGATCTCCATCCGGGGCGACCAGAGCGCTCTGGCCCGGCAGAAGGAGATCGACGCGTTCAACAACGACCCGGACGTCTCGGTCGCCGTCTGCTCGCTCACCGCAGCCGGTGTCGGCCTCAACCTCCAGGCCGCGTCGAACGTCGTCCTCGCCGAGCTGTCCTGGACGGCGGCCGAGCAGACCCAGGCGATCGACCGGGTGCACCGCATCGGCCAGGAGGAGCCCGTCACCGCGTGGCGCATCATCGCCGCGCAGACGATCGACTCGAAGATCGCCGAGTTGATCGACGCCAAGCAGGGCCTCGCTGCGCGTGCCCTCGACGGCAGCGACGTCGAGGTCGGTTCGGCGGACTCGGTGCAGCTGGATGCGCTCATCCATCTCCTCACGGAGGCGCTGGGCTAG
- a CDS encoding O-acetyl-ADP-ribose deacetylase, with the protein MSDPIEIVRGDITDQAVDAVVNAANSSLLGGGGVDGAIHRRGGPAILAACRELRATTLPDGLPTGQAVATTAGELPARWVIHTVGPVWSATEDRTSLLQNAYRSSLRAARELGATTVAFPAVSAGVYGWPMDDAARIAVSTVRAVLSSGVGSVELVRFVLFGDDALAAFRAAAGE; encoded by the coding sequence ATGAGCGACCCCATCGAGATCGTCCGTGGCGACATCACCGATCAGGCCGTGGACGCCGTCGTCAACGCCGCCAACAGCTCGCTCCTGGGTGGAGGAGGCGTCGACGGCGCCATCCACCGCCGTGGCGGCCCCGCCATCCTCGCGGCCTGCCGCGAACTGCGGGCGACGACGCTCCCTGACGGGCTCCCGACCGGCCAGGCTGTCGCGACGACCGCCGGCGAACTCCCCGCGCGCTGGGTGATCCACACGGTCGGGCCGGTCTGGTCCGCGACGGAGGACCGCACGTCGCTGCTGCAGAACGCCTACCGGTCGTCCCTGCGGGCCGCCCGTGAGCTCGGCGCCACGACCGTCGCGTTCCCCGCGGTGTCGGCCGGGGTCTACGGCTGGCCGATGGACGACGCGGCCCGGATCGCGGTCAGCACCGTGCGCGCCGTGCTCTCGTCCGGTGTCGGCTCCGTCGAGCTCGTGCGCTTCGTGTTGTTCGGTGATGACGCCCTCGCCGCCTTCCGAGCGGCGGCCGGCGAGTGA
- a CDS encoding 6-phosphofructokinase produces MKIGILTSGGDCPGLNAVIRGAVLKGDRVHGSEFAGFRYGWRGVVEGDIMPLDRHSVRGLSRQGGTILGSSRTNPFEGEQGGPENIQRMMDENGIDAIIAIGGEGTLTAARRLTDAGLKIVGVPKTIDNDLAATDYSFGFDTAVEIATEAIDRLRTTAESHQRCMVVEVMGRHVGWIALHSGMAGGAHAILIPEQPQSIEQVVEWVESVRDRGRAPVIVVSEGFHLDTMEEAHSHKGLDAFNRPRLGGIGEMLAPMIEERTGIESRATVLGHMQRGGVPSAYDRVLATRLGMAAVDAVYEGRWGSMVSLRGTDVVNVSIADATGGLKTVPDARYEEAALLFG; encoded by the coding sequence ATGAAGATCGGCATCCTCACCAGCGGCGGCGACTGTCCCGGGCTGAACGCGGTCATCCGCGGCGCGGTCCTGAAGGGCGACCGCGTGCACGGCTCGGAGTTCGCCGGCTTCCGCTACGGTTGGCGCGGTGTCGTCGAGGGCGACATCATGCCGCTCGACCGCCACAGCGTCCGCGGCCTCTCCCGTCAGGGCGGGACCATCCTCGGCTCCAGCCGCACGAACCCGTTCGAGGGCGAGCAGGGCGGCCCGGAGAACATCCAGCGGATGATGGACGAGAACGGCATCGACGCGATCATCGCGATCGGCGGCGAGGGCACCCTGACGGCGGCCCGTCGCCTCACCGACGCCGGCCTCAAGATCGTCGGCGTGCCGAAGACGATCGACAACGACCTCGCGGCGACGGACTACTCGTTCGGCTTCGACACGGCGGTCGAGATCGCCACCGAGGCCATCGACCGCCTCCGCACCACCGCCGAATCCCACCAGCGCTGCATGGTGGTGGAGGTCATGGGCCGCCACGTGGGCTGGATCGCCCTGCACTCCGGCATGGCCGGCGGTGCGCACGCCATCCTCATCCCGGAGCAGCCGCAGTCCATCGAGCAGGTCGTCGAGTGGGTCGAGTCGGTCCGCGACCGCGGCCGCGCGCCCGTCATCGTCGTCTCGGAGGGCTTCCACCTCGACACGATGGAGGAGGCCCACTCGCACAAGGGCCTGGACGCGTTCAACCGGCCGCGACTCGGCGGCATCGGCGAGATGCTCGCCCCGATGATCGAGGAGCGCACCGGCATCGAGTCGCGCGCCACGGTGCTGGGCCACATGCAGCGCGGCGGCGTCCCGAGCGCCTACGACCGGGTGCTCGCCACCCGGCTCGGGATGGCCGCGGTCGACGCGGTCTACGAGGGCCGCTGGGGCTCCATGGTGTCGCTGCGCGGCACGGATGTCGTCAACGTGTCGATCGCGGACGCGACCGGCGGCCTGAAGACCGTTCCCGACGCGCGCTACGAAGAGGCCGCGCTGCTCTTCGGCTGA
- a CDS encoding metal-sensitive transcriptional regulator, with the protein MIADIKKRALHRTRILEGQLRGLEKMIENEDYCVDIITQSLAIQKSLGSLNKLLVENHLRTHVSEMFEEGGSQRDDAILELLKVYELSNNRG; encoded by the coding sequence GTGATCGCCGACATCAAGAAACGAGCCCTCCACCGCACGCGCATCCTCGAGGGACAGCTGCGCGGGCTGGAGAAGATGATCGAGAACGAGGACTACTGCGTCGACATCATCACGCAGTCGCTCGCCATCCAGAAGTCCCTCGGATCGCTCAACAAGCTCCTGGTCGAGAACCACCTGCGCACCCACGTCTCCGAGATGTTCGAGGAGGGCGGCAGCCAGCGCGACGACGCGATCCTGGAGCTGCTCAAGGTCTACGAGCTCTCCAACAACCGGGGCTGA
- a CDS encoding CYTH domain-containing protein — protein sequence MEHRSQVEIERKYDVGEDTVPPQLVGVGAVAVASEPETAELVATYYDTADLALAHQRIAVRARRGGSDEGWHVKLAPGDEGRVELHWPLGDGEREPQALRDAIADALGDATLLPIARIVNTRVTTVLRDAAGFDLAELCDDHVRGENLRSGGRDEWREWEVELLSGAPDTKSGRTALLDGVEERLLEAGARPSASGSKLQHVLSL from the coding sequence ATGGAGCACCGGAGCCAGGTCGAGATCGAGCGCAAGTACGACGTGGGGGAGGACACCGTCCCTCCCCAGCTCGTCGGTGTCGGTGCCGTCGCGGTCGCGTCCGAGCCGGAGACCGCGGAACTCGTCGCCACCTACTACGACACCGCCGACCTGGCGCTCGCCCACCAGCGGATCGCGGTGCGCGCGCGACGCGGGGGTTCCGACGAGGGCTGGCACGTCAAGCTCGCGCCCGGCGACGAGGGGCGCGTCGAGCTGCACTGGCCCCTGGGCGACGGGGAGCGCGAGCCGCAAGCCCTGCGGGACGCCATCGCCGACGCGCTGGGAGACGCAACGCTGCTCCCGATCGCGCGCATCGTGAACACGCGGGTGACGACGGTGCTGCGGGATGCCGCCGGATTCGACCTGGCCGAGCTGTGCGACGACCACGTGCGCGGCGAGAACCTGCGCAGCGGCGGACGCGACGAGTGGCGCGAATGGGAGGTCGAGCTCCTGAGCGGTGCCCCCGATACGAAGTCCGGCCGCACCGCACTCCTCGACGGGGTGGAGGAGCGTCTGCTGGAGGCCGGAGCGCGTCCGTCGGCCAGCGGCTCCAAGCTGCAGCACGTGCTCTCGCTCTGA
- a CDS encoding NADP-dependent oxidoreductase, whose protein sequence is MPRFVQFEEFGSRDYLQVVDRERPWPGPGQLLVRVMAAGLNPMDYKAYRDERSAGRMGVTLPSGIGQDFAGFVEEVGDGVTRFFPGDAVLGTAPFAAVADFVVVAEDGQVVPKPDALTFEVAGALGVVGRTAMATTASLNLGEHDTVLVSAAAGGVGVLAAQLAIRCGATVVGTAGEGNHEFLETLGVIPVSYGDGLADRVRELLDGERVTAALDNHGGGTIESALELGVPIERINSIAVFGPAAHGAANVGGAAAGNAELSEIADLLAENEVVLPIDSIFPIERTGEAYGRLEGGHLRGKIVVVTD, encoded by the coding sequence ATGCCCAGATTCGTCCAGTTCGAGGAGTTCGGCTCCCGCGACTACCTGCAAGTGGTGGACCGGGAGCGGCCTTGGCCCGGCCCCGGGCAGCTGCTCGTGCGGGTGATGGCGGCGGGGCTCAACCCGATGGACTACAAGGCCTACCGCGACGAGCGGTCGGCCGGACGGATGGGGGTCACCCTCCCGAGCGGCATCGGCCAGGACTTCGCCGGCTTCGTCGAGGAGGTCGGCGACGGCGTGACCCGGTTCTTTCCGGGTGACGCGGTGCTGGGAACGGCGCCCTTCGCCGCGGTCGCCGATTTCGTCGTGGTCGCCGAAGACGGCCAGGTCGTGCCCAAGCCCGATGCGCTGACGTTCGAGGTGGCCGGCGCGCTCGGCGTCGTGGGGCGCACCGCGATGGCGACTACGGCCTCCTTGAACCTCGGCGAGCACGACACCGTGCTGGTCAGTGCGGCGGCGGGAGGCGTCGGAGTCCTGGCCGCGCAGCTGGCGATCCGCTGCGGCGCCACCGTCGTCGGCACGGCGGGGGAGGGGAACCACGAGTTCCTCGAGACGCTCGGCGTCATCCCGGTGTCGTACGGGGACGGGCTGGCCGACCGTGTGCGCGAGCTCCTCGACGGAGAGCGTGTCACGGCGGCGCTCGACAACCATGGCGGCGGCACCATCGAATCCGCCCTGGAGCTCGGCGTCCCGATCGAGCGCATCAACTCCATCGCGGTCTTCGGCCCGGCGGCGCACGGCGCGGCGAACGTCGGTGGAGCCGCCGCGGGAAATGCCGAGCTCTCCGAGATCGCCGATCTCCTGGCCGAGAACGAGGTCGTGCTGCCGATCGACTCGATCTTCCCGATCGAGCGGACCGGCGAGGCGTACGGCCGCCTCGAAGGCGGCCACCTGCGCGGCAAGATCGTCGTGGTCACGGATTGA
- a CDS encoding DUF6804 family protein — MSTSRTPQQPTVNRAALAPGIIAAIVLLAGLALIGGAWYLYVQYAVAILALIMCVFAGQAKQWWWLVGLVPIAVVWNPVWPLAIEGTVLRALHVVASVFLVCAAVLIKIPADTRR, encoded by the coding sequence ATGTCCACCTCCCGCACCCCGCAGCAGCCCACCGTCAACCGGGCGGCCCTGGCGCCCGGGATCATCGCCGCGATCGTCCTGCTCGCCGGCCTCGCACTCATCGGCGGTGCGTGGTACCTCTACGTGCAGTACGCCGTCGCGATCCTCGCGCTCATCATGTGCGTGTTCGCGGGGCAGGCCAAGCAGTGGTGGTGGCTGGTGGGTCTCGTACCGATCGCCGTCGTCTGGAACCCGGTCTGGCCGCTCGCCATCGAGGGGACGGTGCTGCGCGCGCTCCACGTCGTCGCGTCCGTCTTCCTGGTGTGCGCCGCGGTCCTCATCAAGATCCCGGCCGACACTCGTCGCTGA
- a CDS encoding heavy-metal-associated domain-containing protein, giving the protein METTYDILGMTCDHCARAVSDELSALGGVERVDVDVAGGTATVAHAAPLADDAVRAAVEEAGYTLGRPDRLPLL; this is encoded by the coding sequence ATGGAAACGACCTACGACATCCTCGGCATGACCTGCGACCACTGCGCGCGGGCCGTCAGCGACGAACTCTCCGCGCTCGGCGGGGTCGAACGCGTGGATGTGGACGTCGCCGGGGGGACAGCCACCGTCGCCCACGCGGCACCGCTCGCCGACGACGCCGTGCGCGCGGCCGTCGAGGAGGCCGGCTACACGCTCGGACGCCCCGACCGCCTCCCTCTGCTGTGA
- a CDS encoding DUF3224 domain-containing protein, giving the protein MDTTHTITARFEVTGWEPEPLAGLEGDWVGAVVMRKRYTDGLVGESVAHFVSSGTEEGGRGYLAVERITGELTDGRSGSFTVHHGALQHPDDPSAFGWIVPGTGTGDFAGLAGGARIVHDEAGPSFVFSLTT; this is encoded by the coding sequence ATGGACACCACGCACACGATCACCGCCCGCTTCGAGGTCACCGGCTGGGAGCCGGAGCCGCTCGCCGGGCTCGAGGGCGACTGGGTGGGCGCCGTCGTCATGCGCAAGCGCTACACGGACGGGCTCGTCGGCGAGTCCGTCGCCCATTTCGTCTCCTCCGGCACCGAGGAGGGCGGGCGCGGTTACCTCGCCGTCGAACGCATCACCGGAGAGCTGACCGACGGCCGCAGCGGCTCGTTCACCGTGCACCACGGGGCGCTCCAGCACCCCGACGATCCGTCCGCGTTCGGCTGGATCGTCCCGGGCACCGGCACGGGGGACTTCGCCGGTCTCGCGGGTGGCGCCCGCATCGTGCACGACGAGGCGGGACCATCGTTCGTGTTCTCGCTCACGACATGA
- a CDS encoding RbsD/FucU domain-containing protein, which translates to MLKNLSPLLSGALLSALDSMKDGETLTLVGSGYPENTINTPVVHLEDDTTTEAAAEAILSVFPLDNIHPSPIAFLDLAGEPYDVPDVAFAVNGIASDAELRRVPMERLGLDEFLDQARTSSVIVRVGSDAPPCAFLFRRGAL; encoded by the coding sequence TTGCTGAAGAACCTCAGCCCGCTGCTGTCCGGTGCGCTCTTGAGCGCCCTGGACTCGATGAAAGACGGCGAGACGCTTACCCTCGTCGGCAGCGGCTATCCAGAGAACACCATCAACACGCCCGTCGTCCACCTCGAGGACGACACCACCACAGAGGCCGCCGCCGAGGCGATCCTCAGTGTGTTCCCGCTCGACAACATCCACCCGTCACCGATCGCCTTCCTCGACCTGGCAGGCGAGCCCTATGACGTCCCCGACGTCGCCTTCGCCGTCAACGGCATCGCCTCCGATGCCGAGCTCCGTCGTGTCCCGATGGAGCGCCTCGGCCTGGACGAGTTCCTCGACCAGGCCCGCACCTCCTCGGTGATCGTCCGTGTGGGGTCCGACGCCCCGCCGTGCGCCTTCCTGTTCCGCAGGGGAGCGCTCTGA
- a CDS encoding M20/M25/M40 family metallo-hydrolase, with translation MAEREDAAVERFRTLLRIPTMSRNDVTLTDWAAFDAFIAALPGLYPLVHATLEREQHGHSLLFRWPGDAPTGRPTVLMGHYDVVPATDEGWQHPPFAAEITGTGDGRVLWSRGTLDDKGAVVAVLEAAERLLADGFAPREDVYLSFGHDEETLGSGAQAIVTALRERGVRPALVLDEGGAVVERIFPGVTRPIAVVGVSEKGITSVRLTVEQHGGHASTPPPMTATVRLARAITRLNAKPFPARLTETNLRMVETLGAHVSGPLRAVFTRARRLQPLLRAVFGRLSDETRAIVRTTTAVTQLRGSMAANALPESAEAVVNVRIAVGSTVAETLEHLRRAIRDPQVRIEAVDASEPSPVSPSEGPEWERVVAALARTHPRAIVTPYIMLGASDSRHFTAIGDTVYRFTPFEMSTEERGTLHARDERIHVRTWLRGIDFYELMLRSS, from the coding sequence GTGGCCGAACGTGAGGACGCCGCCGTCGAACGGTTCCGCACCCTCCTGCGCATCCCGACCATGTCCCGCAACGACGTGACCCTCACGGACTGGGCCGCCTTCGACGCGTTCATCGCCGCCCTGCCCGGGCTGTACCCCCTCGTGCACGCGACGCTCGAGCGCGAGCAGCACGGCCACTCGCTCCTCTTCCGCTGGCCCGGCGACGCTCCCACCGGGCGGCCGACCGTGCTCATGGGGCACTACGACGTCGTCCCCGCCACCGACGAGGGCTGGCAGCACCCGCCATTCGCCGCCGAGATCACCGGGACCGGAGACGGCCGCGTGCTGTGGAGCCGCGGCACCCTCGACGACAAGGGCGCGGTCGTCGCCGTGCTGGAGGCCGCCGAACGTCTCCTCGCGGACGGGTTCGCCCCGCGCGAGGACGTCTACCTGAGCTTCGGTCACGACGAGGAGACCCTGGGCAGCGGGGCTCAGGCCATCGTCACCGCGCTGCGCGAGCGCGGTGTGCGCCCGGCGCTCGTCCTCGACGAGGGCGGCGCCGTCGTCGAGCGCATCTTCCCCGGCGTCACACGCCCGATCGCCGTCGTGGGCGTGAGCGAGAAGGGCATCACCTCCGTCCGCCTCACCGTCGAGCAGCACGGCGGGCACGCGTCCACGCCGCCGCCGATGACCGCGACCGTGCGCCTCGCCCGCGCCATCACCCGGCTCAATGCGAAGCCGTTCCCCGCCCGCCTCACGGAGACGAACCTGCGGATGGTCGAGACACTCGGCGCACACGTCTCCGGCCCGCTCCGTGCGGTCTTCACGCGCGCCCGGCGCCTGCAGCCCCTCCTGCGCGCGGTGTTCGGCCGGCTGAGCGACGAGACGCGGGCGATCGTGCGCACCACGACCGCCGTGACCCAGCTCCGCGGGAGTATGGCCGCCAATGCGCTGCCCGAGAGCGCCGAGGCCGTCGTCAACGTGCGGATCGCCGTGGGCTCGACCGTCGCCGAGACCCTCGAGCATCTGCGCCGCGCCATCCGCGACCCGCAGGTGCGCATCGAGGCCGTCGACGCCAGCGAACCCTCCCCGGTGTCACCAAGCGAGGGCCCGGAGTGGGAACGCGTCGTCGCCGCGCTCGCACGGACGCACCCGCGGGCGATCGTGACCCCCTACATCATGCTCGGGGCGAGCGACAGCCGCCACTTCACCGCGATCGGCGACACCGTCTACCGGTTCACGCCCTTCGAGATGAGCACGGAGGAACGCGGCACGCTCCACGCGCGCGACGAGCGCATCCACGTGCGCACCTGGTTGCGCGGGATCGACTTCTACGAGCTGATGCTCCGGTCGAGCTGA